Proteins encoded by one window of Oxyura jamaicensis isolate SHBP4307 breed ruddy duck unplaced genomic scaffold, BPBGC_Ojam_1.0 oxyUn_random_OJ72992, whole genome shotgun sequence:
- the LOC118160036 gene encoding olfactory receptor 14C36-like: MRNSSSVREFLLLAFADTRELQLLHFALFLGIYLAALLGNTLILTAVACDHCLHTPMYFFLFNLTLLDLGCISTTLPKAMANALWDNRAISYQGCAAQVLFFIFFFGSEFSLLTIMAYDRYVAICKPLHYGSLLGSRACAQMAAAAWGSGFLNAVLHMANTFSLPLCQGNAVDQFFCEIPQILKLSCPDAYLREVGALVFSVSLVLGCFVFIVVSYGQIFKTVLRMPSQQGRHKAFSTCLPHLAVVSLFLSTVMVAYLMPPSVSSSSLDLVVSFLYSVVPPAVNPLIYSLRNHKLQHALWKLMTRFISDA, from the coding sequence ATGcgcaacagcagctctgtgagagagttcctcctgctggcatttgcagacacacgggagctgcagctcctgcacttcgcgctcttcctgggcatctacctggctgccctcctgggcaacacCCTCATCCTCACTGCCGTAGCCTGTGACCActgcctccacacccccatgtacttcttcctcttcaaccTCACCCTCCtcgacctgggctgcatctccaccactctcccgaaagccatggccaatgccCTCTGGGACAAcagggccatctcctatcaaGGATGTGCTGCACAAGTCCtcttttttatcttcttctttGGTTCAGAGTTTTCCCTTCTCACCATCATGGCCTAtgaccgctacgttgccatctgcaagcccctgcactacgggagcctgctgggcagcagagcttgtgcccagatggcagcagctgcctggggcagtggctttctcaatgctgtcctgcacatggccaatacattttccctgcccctctgccaaggcaatgctgtggaccagttcttctgtgaaatcccccagatcctcaagtTGTCCTGCCCAGATGCCTACCTCAGGGAAGTTGGGGCACTTGTGTTTAGTGTTTCTTTAGTCCttggttgctttgttttcattgtggtttCCTATGGGCAGATCTTTAAAACTGTTCTGAGGATGCCCTCTCAGCAGGGtcggcacaaagccttttccacatgcctccctcacctggctgtggtctcCCTCTTTCTCAGCACTGTCATGGTTGCCTATCTGATGCCCCCCTCCGTCTCCTCCTCATCCCTGGACCTTGTGGTGTCATTTCTGTactcggtggtgcctccagcagtgaaccccctcatctacagtTTGAGGAACCATAAGCTCCAGCATGCCCTGTGGAAACTTATGACTAGATTTAT